The Patescibacteria group bacterium nucleotide sequence ACCAGCCGACATACACCGGTCCGGTTGAATCGCAGCGTGCCGTCGGGTTGCCTTGGACAATTGTCCGGCCGTCCGGCATTAGGAAGGCCGAAGCGGAGTTCTTACCCTCTGGCATGATCAACGCTCCGTTCGGAATTCGCACGCTGTCAATCAGCGTATGGCCGGTACACTTGGCTGGCCACTCGCCATTGGCGCGCAACTCCCGGAGCGTACCGCTCCAATAGAAGTAGTCGCGATCGATGGCGATCCAGTCAGCCCGCTGGAATCCAGCCGGCTGGTAAGTCGCCCGGCTGCCGATCGGCATATTCCAAGGGCTGGTAGGCGCGAACGGCCAGAGCACCTTGTCTCGCGACTGAGCCGTGGGACAGGTAAGCTGCTTCGTCGAATTACCGCAAGCAGTGTTAAGAAGGAACAGACAGATGGCCAGCGTGTACAGGTATCCATTGCGGCAGTACATGGTATCTCCCTCCATGACAATCAAACCGTGGAATGCTGGGTCGTTTCATGTCGGCGTCATATTAGTCTTTATCGCAATTTTGTCAAGTGGGCGTAGGCTCCGAAGGTGTGCCACGGCCTTGACAATTGTTGAACTATATACTATACTACGCCATTACCCCATGGATAGGATACTTTCATGAAAATACTGCTAGTAAACAAATTCTATTATCCCCAAGGCGGTGCCGAAAAGCACGTGTTTGATTTGAAGGCGCTGCTGGAGAGTCGTGGCCACAAGGTGGTTATGTTTGCGGTACGTGACCCGCGCAACATGCCCAGCCCCGAACAAAAATACTTCGTGTCGCCAGTTGATTTTAGCCGGGTTCGTTTCGGTTGGCAGGGTCTACGCGTGGCGGCTCGGATGCTATATTCCCGCGCAGCCAACCGGCAATTAGAACGGCTGATTCGGGATGAACGGCCGGATATTGCCCACCTGCATAATGTCTATCATCAATTACCGCCATCGATATTATCCGTACTAAAGAAACATCATATACCGACGGTCATGACACTCCATGACTATAAATTGATTTCGCCAAATTACGCGCTCTACGACCACGGTGCCGTTTGCGAACGGTCCATCCGCGGCGCTTATTATCGGACGATCACTCACCGGTGCGTCAAGAATTCGTATCTGGCATCAACCTTGGCCGCTGTAACTATGTATATTCACCGTTGGCGGAAATATTATCAGATTGTGGATTGCTACATCTCACCCAGTCGATTTTTGATCGGCAAAGTCAAACAATCAGGCTTGCCGGTGCGTCGGTTAGAATGCTTACCGAATTTTATTGCGGCCAACGAGGCGCCTGCCGCCGAACCGGGTGACTATTTTATCGCGGCTGGGAGAATATCGGAGGAAAAGGGTTATGACACAACACTGGCCGCCGTGCGCGGCACCGACCTGTCTTTGAAGATTGTCGGTGACGGGCCCGCTCTAGCCGGTTTGAAAGAGTTTGTCGCGCGTAACCAAATGAACAATGTAGAGTTTACGGGAAGGTTGGGCGGGGCGGCACTGCGGATGGCGATTCGCCAGGCCCGGGCGGTACTCGTGCCGTCGATCTGGTATGAAAACTGTCCGCTGGCGGTGTTGGAAGCATATCGGGAAGGGCGAGCCGTAATTGGTTCACGCATCGGCGGTATTCCGGAATTGATCGTAGATGGCCGCACCGGCCTGCTAGTTTCGCCAGGCTCAGCGACGGAGCTCCGTCAGGCCATGTCCAGATTATGGCGAGAACCTAAGTTGGCCAACCAGCTGGGTCAGCAGGCTTACGAACAGGTGCAATCATATAACCCGGAACGGTATTACGATTCGTTGATGAAAATATATCAAAGTATATTATCGCCACATGCGTTATCGAATCCTAACTAGTATAATTATCGCTGGATTGTGGTTGACCATGGGTGGTTGGCA carries:
- a CDS encoding glycosyltransferase; this translates as MKILLVNKFYYPQGGAEKHVFDLKALLESRGHKVVMFAVRDPRNMPSPEQKYFVSPVDFSRVRFGWQGLRVAARMLYSRAANRQLERLIRDERPDIAHLHNVYHQLPPSILSVLKKHHIPTVMTLHDYKLISPNYALYDHGAVCERSIRGAYYRTITHRCVKNSYLASTLAAVTMYIHRWRKYYQIVDCYISPSRFLIGKVKQSGLPVRRLECLPNFIAANEAPAAEPGDYFIAAGRISEEKGYDTTLAAVRGTDLSLKIVGDGPALAGLKEFVARNQMNNVEFTGRLGGAALRMAIRQARAVLVPSIWYENCPLAVLEAYREGRAVIGSRIGGIPELIVDGRTGLLVSPGSATELRQAMSRLWREPKLANQLGQQAYEQVQSYNPERYYDSLMKIYQSILSPHALSNPN